The following are encoded in a window of Arvicanthis niloticus isolate mArvNil1 chromosome 1, mArvNil1.pat.X, whole genome shotgun sequence genomic DNA:
- the Faap24 gene encoding Fanconi anemia core complex-associated protein 24, protein MERNPSDGTGPVHVPLGHIVANEKWRGSQLAQEIQGKVRLIFEEGLASADFYLSSKSCILYITEADLVAGHGYRKRLARFRNSAHLQGIIIVEKTQMSEQYFPAVQKFTVLDLGMVLLPVASQSEASCLIIQLVQEQTREPSKNPFLRKKRSMLSELSLVQTVQQIPGVGKVKAPLLLQKFPSIQQLSNASIQELEEVVGHAVARQIHTFFTQPKGQQPRS, encoded by the exons ATGGAAAGGAATCCCTCTGATGGTACAGGTCCGGTCCACGTGCCACTGGGGCATATTGTGGCTAATGAAAAATGGCGTGGGTCCCAACTGGCTCAGGAGATACAAG gAAAAGTTAGACTCATTTTTGAGGAGGGTCTGGCATCAGCAGATTTCTACCTGTCTAGCAAATCTTGCATTCTCTATATCACTGAAGCAGATCTGGTGGCCGGACATGGCTACAGAAAGAGACTTGCTCGCTTTAGAAAC TCTGCACATCTTCAAGGGATTATAATAGTTGAAAAAACCCAGATGAGTGAACAGTACTTCCCAGCAGTCCAGAAGTTCACTGTGCTAGACCTTGGGATGGTGCTGCTTCCAGTGGCAAGCCAGTCGGAAGCATCCTGCCTCATTATCCAGTTG GTTCAAGAGCAAACCAGAGAGCCCAGCAAGAACCCTTTCCTCAGGAAAAAGCGCTCCATGCTTTCTGAGTTGTCTCTTGTTCAAACTGTGCAGCAGATCCCAGGGGTTGGGAAGGTTAAGGCCCCCCTTCTGCTCCAGAAGTTTCCAAGCATCCAGCAACTGAGTAACGCTTCCATCCAGGAACTGGAGGAGGTCGTGGGACACGCAGTAGCACGGCAAATCCACACCTTCTTCACCCAGCCTAAGGGACAGCAGCCCCGCAGCTGA